One Gammaproteobacteria bacterium genomic region harbors:
- a CDS encoding type II toxin-antitoxin system RelE/ParE family toxin — MKNALASAAAIREAVETLSNHPLIGRRVEGNVRELVISYGKTGYIALYRFLPRQNLIRILAIRRQRELDYPV; from the coding sequence ATCAAAAATGCTCTAGCGTCGGCGGCCGCCATCCGCGAAGCCGTTGAAACCTTATCGAATCATCCCCTGATAGGCAGACGCGTCGAAGGGAACGTGCGCGAGTTGGTTATTTCCTATGGTAAAACCGGCTATATTGCGCTTTACCGCTTCCTGCCCCGGCAGAACCTGATTCGCATTCTCGCCATCCGGCGCCAACGTGAGCTGGATTATCCGGTTTAG
- a CDS encoding sulfite exporter TauE/SafE family protein — MHTDSLILAILIFAAALLYSSVGHGGASGYLAAMALFGLAPEAMKPAALSLNICVSLIATWRFSRAGYFSWPLFWPFAASAVPFAFLGGALTLPDQFYKPIVGTVLIFAAYRLFRHSPATGTATRPVSLPIAVASGSGIGLLSGLTGVGGGIFLSPLLLFMRWADVRHTSAVAAPFILAKSIAGLLGHLTSVKYIPAPIVWWVPAAILGGFIGAELGSRRLASPILRRLLAVVLVIAGVKLIVT; from the coding sequence GTGCACACCGACTCGCTCATTTTAGCCATCCTGATCTTCGCCGCCGCGCTGCTGTATTCTTCGGTCGGTCACGGCGGCGCGTCCGGTTACCTGGCGGCGATGGCCTTATTCGGCCTGGCGCCCGAAGCGATGAAACCGGCCGCCTTGTCACTCAATATCTGCGTCTCGCTGATCGCCACCTGGCGTTTCTCGCGGGCCGGTTATTTTAGCTGGCCGCTGTTTTGGCCGTTCGCCGCGAGCGCCGTGCCGTTTGCCTTTTTGGGCGGCGCACTCACCCTGCCCGATCAGTTCTATAAACCCATAGTAGGCACGGTGCTGATCTTCGCCGCCTACCGTTTATTTCGCCATTCCCCCGCAACCGGTACGGCGACCCGGCCGGTCTCGCTGCCCATCGCCGTTGCCTCCGGCTCGGGTATCGGCCTGTTATCCGGCTTGACCGGCGTCGGCGGCGGTATCTTTCTCAGCCCGCTGCTGCTGTTCATGCGCTGGGCCGACGTGCGGCACACCTCGGCAGTTGCCGCTCCTTTCATCCTGGCCAAGTCAATAGCCGGACTGCTGGGCCACCTAACCAGCGTAAAATACATTCCCGCGCCCATAGTCTGGTGGGTGCCGGCCGCGATATTGGGCGGCTTTATCGGCGCCGAACTGGGCAGCCGGCGTCTGGCCAGCCCTATTCTGCGCCGCCTGCTCGCCGTGGTGCTGGTCATCGCCGGAGTAAAACTTATCGTCACCTAA
- a CDS encoding YbdD/YjiX family protein encodes MLGEKISAFFKVIRQLSGDDAYERYLAHHSQAHPTETPLGRSDFFKHEQERKWNGVRRCC; translated from the coding sequence ATGCTGGGAGAAAAAATTTCAGCTTTCTTCAAGGTTATCCGCCAACTCAGCGGCGACGATGCCTACGAGCGTTATCTTGCGCATCACAGCCAGGCGCACCCCACTGAAACGCCGCTCGGCCGGAGTGATTTTTTCAAACACGAACAGGAGCGCAAATGGAACGGCGTGCGGCGTTGTTGCTGA